Proteins from one Rosa chinensis cultivar Old Blush chromosome 7, RchiOBHm-V2, whole genome shotgun sequence genomic window:
- the LOC112179218 gene encoding plastid division protein CDP1, chloroplastic isoform X2, whose product MATLLTIPPCSCFCRTARNHNVVFCVQACHSRVGISRVSRMTRKDENLTALWALNAVDTHHHHHHIVETPPARTTVEIPVTCYQLIGVPDRAEKDEVVKSVMDLKSAEIEEGYTMDAVGYRQVLLMDVRDKLLFEPEYAGNIKEKIPPKSSLRIPWAWLPGALCLLQEVGQVKLVQDIGRVAVQHPDAKPYIHDLLLSMALAECATAKMGFEKNKVSQGFEALARAQCLLRSKKSLGKLSLLSQIEESLEELAPACTLELLGMPHSPENAERRRGAIAALRELVRQGLGVETSCRVHDWPCFLSQALNRLMASEIVDLLPWDDLAITRKNKKSLDSQNQRVVIDFNCFYMVLIAHVALGFSSKQQELIDKAKTICECLIASEGCDLKLEEAFCLFLLGQGNEAAVVEKLQKLELNSSSAPRMSIKGKEIKNSDGAKQSLEMWLKDAVLAVFPDSRDCPPSLANYFGGEKRTPVSKKSKLAPQTLPILSHRPMSTTLVSERRDFDDFLSHMNSSQHLGTAVKQLAPTDLQSPLILGKTGGGSSGNAGSVQMKRNLGMRHGKVWVGWLTRGFLVGRITFVAVVGCIVFVTLKLTGMKGNEIRSASKRAHSKPNLHTSSVAWTTDSSVDFRLGPAYIKGNGLAGGLKKVLMIFMKQVRNCADTGNPPVSHLLSSTSLCRRPMSVEEAEDLVKRWQETKAEALGPSHEIQSLSEVLDESMLLQWQALADAAKARSCHWKFVLLQLSVLRAEILSDEVGETAEIEALLEEAAELVNESEPKNPSYYSTYRIWYVLRRQEDGSWRFCEGEVQIPS is encoded by the exons ATGGCTACTCTCCTCACCATTCCACCTTGCTCTTGCTTCTGTCGAACTGCTCGAAATCACAATGTCGTCTTCTGCGTACAAGCCTGTCACTCCAGAGTTGGCATTTCTAGGGTTTCCAGGATGACGAGAAAGGATGAGAATCTCACCGCTCTCTGGGCTCTGAATGCTGTCgacacccaccaccaccaccaccacattGTGGAGACTCCTCCAGCTCGCACCACCGTTGAAATCCCCGTCACCTGTTACCAG CTCATTGGTGTTCCTGATCGAGCCGAGAAAGATGAGGTTGTTAAATCAGTCATGGATTTGAAGAGTGCTGAAATTGAGGAAGGTTACACCATGGACGCTGTTGGATATCGCCAG GTTCTCTTAATGGATGTGAGAGATAAGCTTCTTTTTGAACCAGAATATGCTGGTAATATTAAGGAAAAGATCCCACCTAAGTCATCCTTACGAATTCCTTGGGCATGGTTGCCAGGTGCTCTTTGCCTCCTTCAAGAG GTTGGGCAAGTTAAGCTTGTGCAAGATATTGGCCGCGTAGCTGTTCAGCATCCAGATGCTAAACCGTATATTCATGATCTACTTCTTTCTATGGCATTAGCTGAG TGTGCAACTGCAAAGATGGGTTTTGAAAAGAACAAGGTATCCCAAGGATTTGAAGCACTTGCTCGTGCTCAATGCCTTCTAAGGAGTAAAAAGTCTCTTGGGAAACTATCATTGTTGTCTCAG ATAGAAGAGTCTTTGGAGGAGCTTGCACCGGCCTGCACTTTGGAATTGCTAGGCATGCCTCACTCACCAGAGAATGCTGAAAGAAGACGAGGAGCAATTGCAGCCTTGCGTGAACTGGTTAGACAAGGGCTTGGTGTGGAAACATCATGCCGAGTCCACGACTGGCCGTGCTTCCTGAGCCAAGCACTTAATAGACTAATGGCTTCAGAGATAGTTGATCTTCTTCCATGGGATGATTTAGCTATTACAAGGAAGAATAAGAAATCACTTGATTCGCAGAATCAAAGGGttgtaattgatttcaattGCTTCTACATGGTATTAATAGCTCATGTTGCCCTGGGTTTTTCAAGCAAGCAACAAGAATTG ATTGACAAAGCAAAAACTATATGTGAGTGTCTGATTGCATCAGAGGGTTGTGATCTAAAACTTGAGGAAGCTTTTTGCTTGTTTCTTCTTGGTCAG GGTAATGAGGCTGCAGTTGTTGAAAAGCTTCAGAAGCTGGAATTAAATTCAAGTTCTGCTCCGCGGATGTCAATCAAAGGGAAGGAAATTAAGAATAGTGATGGTGCAAAGCAATCATTG GAAATGTGGCTGAAGGATGCTGTCCTTGCTGTCTTTCCAGACTCACGCGATTGCCCTCCATCATTG GCTAACTATTTTGGTGGTGAAAAGAGGACTCCTGTTAGCAAGAAAAGTAAATTAGCTCCACAGACTTTACCTATTTTAAGTCATAGACCAATGTCGACTACTCTTGTGTCAGAGCGGAGAGATTTCGATGACTTTCTTTCCCACATGAACTCTTCTCAACATCTTGGAACAGCTGTTAAACAGTTGGCTCCAACTGATCTGCAAAGCCCCTTGATATTGGGCAAGACTGGTGGTGGGAGCAGTGGTAATGCTGGATCTGTTCAAATGAAAAGGAATCTTGGCATGCGCCATGGTAAAGTTTGGGTAGGTTGGCTCACAAGAGGATTTCTGGTGGGAAGGATCACTTTTGTTGCTGTAGTTGGGTGCATTGTCTTTGTTACCTTAAAGTTAACGGGCATGAAAGGAAATGAGATCAGAAGTGCTTCTAAACGAGCCCACAGTAAACCAAATTTGCACACAAGTTCCGTTGCTTGGACAACAGATTCATCTGTAGATTTCCGTCTGGGCCCTGCTTATATCAAGGGTAATGGACTCGCTGGTGGACTTAAGAAGGTTTTGATGATTTTTATGAAGCAGGTAAGGAACTGTGCAGATACTGGAAATCCACCAGTTTCGCATCTGTTGTCTTCAACTTCTTTGTGCCGGAGACCAATGTCTGTTGAGGAAGCGGAAGATCTTGTCAAGCGATGGCAAGAAACTAAAGCTGAAGCTCTGGGGCCCAGCCATGAAATTCAGAGCCTCTCTGAAGTCCTTGACGAGTCAATGCTTCTTCAG TGGCAAGCTTTGGCTGATGCTGCAAAAGCAAGGTCTTGTCATTGGAAATTTGTTTTGCTACAATTGTCCGTCCTGCGAGCTGAAATTTTATCAGATGAGGTTGGAGAGACGGCAGAAATTGAGGCTCTGCTAGAGGAAGCAGCCGAACTTGTTAATGAGTCTGAACCAAAGAACCCAAGTTATTACAG CACCTATAGAATTTGGTATGTTCTAAGAAGGCAAGAAGATGGTTCCTGGAGGTTCTGTGAAGGGGAGGTTCAAATACCATCATGA
- the LOC112179218 gene encoding plastid division protein CDP1, chloroplastic isoform X1 translates to MATLLTIPPCSCFCRTARNHNVVFCVQACHSRVGISRVSRMTRKDENLTALWALNAVDTHHHHHHIVETPPARTTVEIPVTCYQLIGVPDRAEKDEVVKSVMDLKSAEIEEGYTMDAVGYRQVLLMDVRDKLLFEPEYAGNIKEKIPPKSSLRIPWAWLPGALCLLQEVGQVKLVQDIGRVAVQHPDAKPYIHDLLLSMALAECATAKMGFEKNKVSQGFEALARAQCLLRSKKSLGKLSLLSQIEESLEELAPACTLELLGMPHSPENAERRRGAIAALRELVRQGLGVETSCRVHDWPCFLSQALNRLMASEIVDLLPWDDLAITRKNKKSLDSQNQRVVIDFNCFYMVLIAHVALGFSSKQQELIDKAKTICECLIASEGCDLKLEEAFCLFLLGQGNEAAVVEKLQKLELNSSSAPRMSIKGKEIKNSDGAKQSLVYLLEMWLKDAVLAVFPDSRDCPPSLANYFGGEKRTPVSKKSKLAPQTLPILSHRPMSTTLVSERRDFDDFLSHMNSSQHLGTAVKQLAPTDLQSPLILGKTGGGSSGNAGSVQMKRNLGMRHGKVWVGWLTRGFLVGRITFVAVVGCIVFVTLKLTGMKGNEIRSASKRAHSKPNLHTSSVAWTTDSSVDFRLGPAYIKGNGLAGGLKKVLMIFMKQVRNCADTGNPPVSHLLSSTSLCRRPMSVEEAEDLVKRWQETKAEALGPSHEIQSLSEVLDESMLLQWQALADAAKARSCHWKFVLLQLSVLRAEILSDEVGETAEIEALLEEAAELVNESEPKNPSYYSTYRIWYVLRRQEDGSWRFCEGEVQIPS, encoded by the exons ATGGCTACTCTCCTCACCATTCCACCTTGCTCTTGCTTCTGTCGAACTGCTCGAAATCACAATGTCGTCTTCTGCGTACAAGCCTGTCACTCCAGAGTTGGCATTTCTAGGGTTTCCAGGATGACGAGAAAGGATGAGAATCTCACCGCTCTCTGGGCTCTGAATGCTGTCgacacccaccaccaccaccaccacattGTGGAGACTCCTCCAGCTCGCACCACCGTTGAAATCCCCGTCACCTGTTACCAG CTCATTGGTGTTCCTGATCGAGCCGAGAAAGATGAGGTTGTTAAATCAGTCATGGATTTGAAGAGTGCTGAAATTGAGGAAGGTTACACCATGGACGCTGTTGGATATCGCCAG GTTCTCTTAATGGATGTGAGAGATAAGCTTCTTTTTGAACCAGAATATGCTGGTAATATTAAGGAAAAGATCCCACCTAAGTCATCCTTACGAATTCCTTGGGCATGGTTGCCAGGTGCTCTTTGCCTCCTTCAAGAG GTTGGGCAAGTTAAGCTTGTGCAAGATATTGGCCGCGTAGCTGTTCAGCATCCAGATGCTAAACCGTATATTCATGATCTACTTCTTTCTATGGCATTAGCTGAG TGTGCAACTGCAAAGATGGGTTTTGAAAAGAACAAGGTATCCCAAGGATTTGAAGCACTTGCTCGTGCTCAATGCCTTCTAAGGAGTAAAAAGTCTCTTGGGAAACTATCATTGTTGTCTCAG ATAGAAGAGTCTTTGGAGGAGCTTGCACCGGCCTGCACTTTGGAATTGCTAGGCATGCCTCACTCACCAGAGAATGCTGAAAGAAGACGAGGAGCAATTGCAGCCTTGCGTGAACTGGTTAGACAAGGGCTTGGTGTGGAAACATCATGCCGAGTCCACGACTGGCCGTGCTTCCTGAGCCAAGCACTTAATAGACTAATGGCTTCAGAGATAGTTGATCTTCTTCCATGGGATGATTTAGCTATTACAAGGAAGAATAAGAAATCACTTGATTCGCAGAATCAAAGGGttgtaattgatttcaattGCTTCTACATGGTATTAATAGCTCATGTTGCCCTGGGTTTTTCAAGCAAGCAACAAGAATTG ATTGACAAAGCAAAAACTATATGTGAGTGTCTGATTGCATCAGAGGGTTGTGATCTAAAACTTGAGGAAGCTTTTTGCTTGTTTCTTCTTGGTCAG GGTAATGAGGCTGCAGTTGTTGAAAAGCTTCAGAAGCTGGAATTAAATTCAAGTTCTGCTCCGCGGATGTCAATCAAAGGGAAGGAAATTAAGAATAGTGATGGTGCAAAGCAATCATTGGTATATCTCTTG GAAATGTGGCTGAAGGATGCTGTCCTTGCTGTCTTTCCAGACTCACGCGATTGCCCTCCATCATTG GCTAACTATTTTGGTGGTGAAAAGAGGACTCCTGTTAGCAAGAAAAGTAAATTAGCTCCACAGACTTTACCTATTTTAAGTCATAGACCAATGTCGACTACTCTTGTGTCAGAGCGGAGAGATTTCGATGACTTTCTTTCCCACATGAACTCTTCTCAACATCTTGGAACAGCTGTTAAACAGTTGGCTCCAACTGATCTGCAAAGCCCCTTGATATTGGGCAAGACTGGTGGTGGGAGCAGTGGTAATGCTGGATCTGTTCAAATGAAAAGGAATCTTGGCATGCGCCATGGTAAAGTTTGGGTAGGTTGGCTCACAAGAGGATTTCTGGTGGGAAGGATCACTTTTGTTGCTGTAGTTGGGTGCATTGTCTTTGTTACCTTAAAGTTAACGGGCATGAAAGGAAATGAGATCAGAAGTGCTTCTAAACGAGCCCACAGTAAACCAAATTTGCACACAAGTTCCGTTGCTTGGACAACAGATTCATCTGTAGATTTCCGTCTGGGCCCTGCTTATATCAAGGGTAATGGACTCGCTGGTGGACTTAAGAAGGTTTTGATGATTTTTATGAAGCAGGTAAGGAACTGTGCAGATACTGGAAATCCACCAGTTTCGCATCTGTTGTCTTCAACTTCTTTGTGCCGGAGACCAATGTCTGTTGAGGAAGCGGAAGATCTTGTCAAGCGATGGCAAGAAACTAAAGCTGAAGCTCTGGGGCCCAGCCATGAAATTCAGAGCCTCTCTGAAGTCCTTGACGAGTCAATGCTTCTTCAG TGGCAAGCTTTGGCTGATGCTGCAAAAGCAAGGTCTTGTCATTGGAAATTTGTTTTGCTACAATTGTCCGTCCTGCGAGCTGAAATTTTATCAGATGAGGTTGGAGAGACGGCAGAAATTGAGGCTCTGCTAGAGGAAGCAGCCGAACTTGTTAATGAGTCTGAACCAAAGAACCCAAGTTATTACAG CACCTATAGAATTTGGTATGTTCTAAGAAGGCAAGAAGATGGTTCCTGGAGGTTCTGTGAAGGGGAGGTTCAAATACCATCATGA